The genomic window GGATAAAGCTCGACCTGGGAGGTCAGGTCGATGGCGACGTCGCCGCGTGACACTTCGACCGGTTCGAGCGAAAATGCGGGCACCGCCACGGCGAAGAACGCGAGGATCGCGATAATCAGGGCCTGAAGCTTTCGGCAGAACCAGCCGGTGAGGGGGGACATTGGCATCGGTGGTCTTCAATTCCCTTTGCGGTCGTAGTCGTCTTTGAGCAGGGCAAAGAGATGATGGTCCTGCCATTCGCCGTTGATGCGCAGATATTTGTGCAAATACCCCTCCCTGGTGAAGCCGGCTTTTTGCAACAGCGAAGCGCTGCGTATATTGGTGGGGATACAGGCCGCCTCGATCCGGTGCAACCTCAACTCATCGAAGATATAGCGTATTACGAGTTGAAGTGCGGCGAACATATGGCCTTTGCCGGCATATTGTTCGCCCATCCAGTAGCCAAGCACGCATGTCTGCGCCACGCCGCGCCGGATCAGGCCGATCGTGATGCCGCCAATCAGCGTCTCGGGGTTGTTCAGAAAGATGAAAAGCTGGATGCCGGAGCCCGCATCGAATTCGAGCTTGACGCGGGCGATGCGCTTGCGAAAACCGCGCTCGGTCATATCGGAGGGGCTCCAGACCGGCTCCCACGGTTGCAGGAACGCGCGAGAGCGGGTTCGAAGCGTCTTCCATTCGCCGAAATCCGATGCCCGCGGCAGCCGCAGCAGATGGTCCGTGGATTGCAGTGCGAATCGGTGGCGCCGGCGCGCCCGGGGCGAAAGCAGCAACGCAACCACGTCTGTCACTCCGGCGGCCGGCTGCTTGAACCGCCGGATGCGCGCGCGAAGCCGTCCCGTGGTTCACGGCAAGCCGGCGCCGCCTTGCCGGCACGACCGGCTCTGCGGCCCTCTGGTCTACCCGGCCGCATTCACCGCCTGCTTGTGATTGAATGTGAGTCTGCCGGCGATATCCTCAAGCTGCGTCAGTTGCTCCAGCGGTCCGATCGCCGAAAGCGTCGGCGGCGCATCGTAGAAGGATCGGCCGGCAAGATCGGTCAGGCGGCGCGGCGTGATGCTTTCGATGCGCAGCATCATTTCCTCGTTGGGGATCGGCCGGCCCCAGAGCATCACCTGGCGGGCGATCTGTCCGGCGCGGGCGGCAGCGCTTTCCTGGCCCATCAGAAGCTGGGCCCGGATCTGCTGTCGCGCGCGTTCGATCTCGCTTTCGTCGAAATGATCGGCCGCGCGCTGCAATTCGTTCACGAGCACGGGCATCAGTTCGGGCAATTGCTCGCCGCCGGTTGCGGCATGGACCGCGAACACGCCCGAATCGGAAAAGCCCCAGTGGAAGGCATAGACCGAGTAGCACAGCCCCCTGATCTCGCGGACTTCCTGGAACAGGCGCGACGACATGCCGCCGCCGAGGATATTGGCGAGAATCTGCGAGCAGTAGAAATCCTGCGCGTGATAGGCCGGCCCCTCGAAGCCGAGGATGACCTGCGCATCCGAAAGCGTGCGGCTTTCGCGCACCTCACCGCCGGTATAGATCGCGGTTTCCATATGCGGCGGCGTTTCGGGTTTGCGCGGCAGCGCCGCGAAGCGCTCGTCCACCATCCGCACGAAGGCCTGATGATCGATCGCGCCGGTGGCGACGATGAAGATGCGGTCGGTGGTGTAGTTGCGGGCGAGATAGCGGCGGATATCGTCCGGCGTGAACGCCATCACCGTCTCCGGGGTGCCGAGGATCGGCCGCCCGATGGTCTGGTCGCGAAACGCCGCGCCCGCGAAATTGTCGAACACGACGTCGTCGGGAATGTCGCTGGCGGCGCCGATCTCCTGCATGATCACGTTCTTCTCGCGCGCCAGTTCATCTTCTTCGAAGGCCGAGCCGGTGAGAATATCGGCGAGGATATCGACGGCGAGCGGAACGTGATCCTTCAGCACGCGGGCGTAATAGGATGTTGTCTCGGTGGATGTCGCGGCGTTGACCTCACCGCCGACATTCTCGATCTCCTCGGCGATCTGGCGGGCGGTGCGGCGCTTTGTGCCCTTGAACGCCATGTGTTCCAGAAGATGGGCGATGCCGTGCTCGTTTTGCAACTCGTTGCGTGAACCCGACTTGATCCAGGTTCCGATCGCGACGCTTTCGATATGGGGCATGTTCTGGGTAACGACGGTCAACCCGGAAGAAAGCCGGGTGTACTCTACTGTCATGCGGTCCTGCTTTCGTTTTGATCAGTGCTCAACCTTGACGGAAGCCAGAACGAATAAAGGCCTCGATGGCATCCAGGTCGGGAGAAAGGACACTGAAACGCTCCTCCTTGTCCATCAGGCCAGCAAGCCATGAGGGAAGCGCCGGGTCAATACCGCTTGCCGATTTTACTGCGTCCGGGAACTTGGCGGGATGGGCGGTCGACAGCACCACCATCGGGTTTTCCGCGCGTTCGTGCTTTCTGGCGACGGCAACGGCGACGGCGGTGTGGGGGTCGATCAGCACGCCGGTTTCCCTGAGAGAACGTGCGATTTCGGCAGCCGCCCCGGCCTGATCCGTCCTTCCGGCGGCAAACAGCGCGCGGATCGCGACAAGCGTATCCCCCTCGATGTCGAAGGCGCCGGATTGCTTCAGGCTGGCCATGGCGCGGCGCACATAGGCGCTGTCGCGGCCGCTCGCCTCAAACAGCAGGCGTTCGAAATTGGACGAGATCTGGATATCCATCGACGGCGATGTGGTGGCCTCGACGCCGCGCATTTCATAGCGTCCGGTTTCGAGGGCGCGGGCGAGGATATCGTTCTCGTTGGTGGCGATCACCAGCCGGCCGACCGGAAGCCCCATCCTGGTGGCGACATAACCGGCGAAGATATCGCCGAAATTGCCGGTGGGGACGGTGAAGTCGAGGGCGCGGTCGGGTGCGCCGAGCGCGATGCCGGCGGTGAAATAATAGACCACCTGCGCCATGATCCGCGCCCAGTTGATCGAGTTGACGCCGGAAAGCTTCACCTCGTCGCGAAAGCCGCCATCGGCGAACATCGCCTTGACGAGGCTCTGGCAGTCATCGAAATGTCCTTCCACGGCGATCGCATGGACATTGTCGGCGCCAAGCGTGGTCATCTGCCGCTGCTGGACCGGCGAGACCTTGCCGTGTGGAAACAGGATGAAGATATCGGTGCGCGTGCTTGCCGAAAAGGCGTCGATCGCGGCCCCTCCGGTATCGCCCGATGTCGCGCCGACGATCGTGGCGCGCTGGCCTCGTTTTGCCAGCACATGATCCATCAGCCGGGCCAGCAGCTGCATCGCGACGTCCTTGAAGGCGAGCGTCGAGCCGTGGAACAGTTCGAGCGTGAAGCGGTTCGCCCCGCTCTGGACCAGCGGAACAACCGCCTCGTGGCGGAAGGTGGCGTAGGCCTCGTCGATCATCGTCTTCAGTTCGTCATCGGCGACTTCACCGTCGATGAACGGCTTGATGATGATAAAGGCGATCTCCTGATAGGATTTTCCGCGCAGCGCCCGGATGTCGTCAGCGGACATTTGCGGCCATTCGCGCGGCAGATAGAGCCCGCCGTCACGGGCAAGGCCCGCCAGGATCGCATCGGAAAAGCCGAGGACGGGCGCCTCGCCGCGAGTTGAAATATAGTCCACGCAAAGCCCCTTTGTGCTTGCCAGAATCCGGAAATTGTCTAGCTTGTGGCAGGCTTTGACCTTACCTGTTAAGACCGTTCTAATGGAGACGGGGGGCGGTCGACCAGACAATCTGTGTTGGCGCTGATATAAAGCAAAGCCGGAGGGCTTGAAAAGCCCTTGAGAGAGGAAAGGAAGTTTCGCCGTGTCATTTCGCAATACCCGCCGCGTGGCGGCCGTTCTTGCAATTTCGGGACTGGCGGCATGCTCGACGAGTACGCCCGAGCCGGAACCCGCTACCGCCCGACCGGTCACCCCGGGCATCAACCTGACTGCACTGACGAAGCTCTGCCCGAAGGTGATCCTCGATGACGAGGTCGCCTTCAAACGCATCTATTCGCCTGCCAATGCCGAGACGCCGGAAAATCTGGTCTATCAGGTCTCGCTCGGGGAATTCAGCCGCACCTGCGCGGCCGCGCCCACCGGCGACAAGCTGCTTGAGCAGATTTCGATCGCCGGCCGTCTCGTCGGCGGCCCGAAGGCCAGGTCCGGCACCTATCAGGTCCCGGTCCGCGTCGAAGTCGTCGATGGCGATGTCGCGGTTTACGAGCAGGTGATCAACCAGGAAATCACGATGCCGGCCGAAGGCATGTCGACCCAGTTCCTGTTCCGCGCCGACGATCTGCCGGTGCCGCTGACGGCAGGCCCGAACACCGCCGTCAGGGTCGGGATCGCCCGCTGAGCGGAGTTTGCGGTTCTCGGTGATGGAACAATAAAAAAAGCGGCGCAGAGGCCGCCTTCAGCTTTTTTGATAAATCCGCTTACCTATCCTGTGTCATCCTCGGGCTTGACCCGAGGATCCAGGCGGGATCGCACAGTCTCAAAAATACCATTCTGATCAACGGCCTCTGCAGTATGGATGCTCGGGTCAAGCCCGAGCATGACGCCTGTGGGGCGGCGGCGAGGTTCTCAAACTCTGAAACCGCGGCTTCATCAACAGCAAAAAAAAAGGCGGCTCTGAGGCCGCCTTTTTCGTGCTTTCAGTTTAGGCTTATCGCAGCCTTCCCGCCGCGTGGGCGAGCATGGTGTAGACCTTGCCGGTGTCCGACGTCAGGTAGGACTGGACCACGCTGCGGTCGCGGTTGTTGTGCATCACATCCGACAGCAGCTTTTCGAAATCGGCGATGTAGCGGTCGACGGAGGCGCGAAATTCGCGGTCGCCTTCATAGCGCGTCTTGATTTCGTCGAAGGTGCGCTGGCCCTTCAGCGTGTAGAGGCGGCGGCTGAAGATATCGCGCTCGCCCTGCTGATACCGTTGCCAGAGATCGGCCACGGTGTCGTGGTCGATTGCGCGGGCGATATCGACCGAGAGCGCGTTCAGGGTATCGGTGGCCGGGCGGCGTTCGGCCGCCTTGCGGCTTTCGCTCTGGCCGGCTTCCTCGCGGGCGGCGGCGCGCAGCAGGTCGCTGATCCAGCCTTCGCCGCCGGGCGCGCTGGAACCCGGCGTGCGGGTCACGGCCTGACGGGTGGGCTGCGCCGGCGCGGCGGCGGCCCTGGTCTCGCCGTTGCCGAAGTTGCGTTCGGTGGCGATGCTGCCGGCGGGCGGGGCCGAAAACGACGGCAGGCTGTCATTGCCGCGCGGCGCGGCGGCAGGCGCGGCGGTCTGTCGCGGCGCGGGTTGCGAAAGCTGGCTCCGCGAGGTCGAGACCAGCGTGGAGATATCCTGAAGCGCGCGGATCTGGTCCTCGACGGCCTTGCGCATGGCCTGCGCGCTTTCGCGGGCTTCCTCGGGCATCTCGTGAATGCCGCGCTTGACGGCTTCGCGGGTATCGTCAAGCTCGGCGCGGATCGCGGCTGCGGCCTGCTCGATCTCCCTGGTGGCGCCGGAGAAGCGCTTCGCGGCGTCCTCGACCGAGCCGCGCATGGTCTCGCCCACGCGCTGCGACATCGAATGGGCTTCCCGGCCGGTCTCGTCCATGGTCGAGGCGATCATGGCGGCGACCGCCTTCAGGCCGCGCTCGATTTCCTGTGAACGCTCGGCAAGCCCGTTGGACAGCAGGCCGAGCGCTTCCTGGCGTTCGCTGAGGGTGTTGGCGAGATTGGACTGGGCGGAGCCGATCAGGTTCGAGGCGCGGTCCAGGATGCCGGCATGGCCTTCGATCTGCTCGACCAGTTCGCGCACCGCGGCAAGCGAGGCGGAAGCGCTGCCGTCGAGCGCGTCGACCTTGTTGCCGAGCATGGTGCCGGCTGCCGACATCGAGGCAGCGGACCGTTCCGCCGTTTCGTTGATCCGGCTTGCGGTGGCGTTGAGGTTTTCGTCGACGGAAGACAGGCTTTCGGCCGCCTGGTTGACGACGCCGGCGAGAAGCTGATGGCTCTGGCCGAGATGGCGCACCAGCGCCTCGACATTGCCGGCGAGCGCATTGCTTTCATCGCGAAGCTGCCGGCTGGTGTCGTCGGCGGCCTGGCGGATTTCCTCTGCCGCAACGCGGCCGGTTTCGGCGTAGCGGGCGATCAGAGGCTGCGCCTTTTCATCGATCAGGGCATTGAGTTCGGCGGTGCGGCCGGCCAGCATCGAGTTGAGGTCGCGCGAGCGTTCGTCGAGCGCGGTGCCGACGGCTTCGCTGCGGGCGGCCAGCGCCCGGTCGGCGGCGCCGAGAATTTCCTGCAGCGACGCAATCTGCGCGCCGAGATTGTCGCGAAGCGCTGCGGCCTTTTCGGTCATGGTCCGCTCGGTATCGCCCATCGATCGCGAGATCGCGCCGGCGGCTTCGGAGATGCCGGCGTTCATCCGCTCGCTGCGTTCGGCAAGCAGGCTTTCGGCATCGCTCATCGTGGTCCGGATCGTGTCGACCTGGCTGTCGATCCGCGCGCTGGCGGCAGAAAGGATGTCGCTGACGCGGGTGCTGTTTTCCGATGCATTCTCGTTGGCGGCTCTGGCCTGCTCGGCAAGCGCATCCTGCAAGTGCCGGGCGCGCTCGAAGATCGCGTTGGCCGACAGTTCCATGCCCTCGCGGGCTGACGCGACCGTGCCCGTCACCTGCTCGGTGAAGGCGTTGCCGGCGGCTTCCAGCCTCTGGCGGGCCTCCTCGGCATTGCGGGTCATGTCGCCGGAGGCTTCCGCGACGGTGTCGCGCAGGCGGCCTGCCAGCTCGCCGGTGCGGCGGTCCATGGTCGTGTTGATGTTGCCGATGCCGTGATCGAGCGCCTGTTCGAGCCTGCCGAAGCGCTCCTCGATCTGGCCATGGCCCTGATCGAGGGCCCCGGCGATTCGTCCGTGGCTCTGTTCAAGAGAGCCGGCGATCTGGTCGTGGCCCTGTGCGAGGGTTCCGGCGATCCGGTCGTGGCTCTGTTCAAGGGTGCCTGCGATCTGACCGTGGCCTTGTTCGAGGGTCTCGGCGATCCGGCTGTGGCGGGCGTCCAGTGTCTCGCCGAGACGGTCGGCAGCGGAGAAAGAGGCGGATTCTATGCCGCGCGCCTTTTCGTCCAGCATGCTGTTAAGCCGCTCGTCAAGCTGTTCGCCGATGAGCGAGAACGTGTTTTCGTGGGTCAGAAGGGTTTCGTGGAGCCGTTCCGAAACCGCTCCGCCTGCCTGCTCCAGACGTTGGCCATTGGCTTCCAGCGTGCCGGAGATGCGCTCATGAAGCGCGTCGGCGGAGGCGCTGAGCTGGCCGCTGGCGTCATTGGCGGTGCGCTCGAAGGCCGAGCGCTGTTCGGCGAAGGTGTTTTCGAACCGGGTTCGCGCCGCGTCGGACGAGCGTTCGATCGCGGTGACGTGGTTTGTCAGCGCGTCGTCGAGCCGGCGTCCGGCTTCCTCGGTTACGCCCTCGATCCGGAAAGTGCCTTTCTCGACGGTCTCACCATGACGGTTGAGCGCCTCATTGAGCGTGCCGAAGGAGGATTCCACCCGCTCCGTCATCGTCTCGGCGGAGCGGGTGATGAGCCCGGCAGCCGTCGAGACCTTCTCGGCAATCGCGCCGGCCGAGCCGCGCAGGCGGTCCTCCAGCGTGACGCCGGCCTTGTCGATGGTGTTGCGCAGTGCTTCCTGCCGGCCTTCAAGCGTCATCTCCAGCAGGCTGGTGGAGGCGGCGATCGATGCGGAGATATTGGTGGTCTGGTCGGTAAGGGTCTCGTTGACCTGCGCGCTTGCCTGATCGAAGGCGCGCTGGATCTCGCCGGCGCTTTCGCGCAGCGTGTCCTCGAGATGGGTCTGACCCTCGCGATAGGCATCGCGGATCCCGGATTCGCGGACGCTGAAGGTTTCCGCGATCCGGCTGTCGATTTCGCTGATACGACCGTCAAGCGCGCTGGTCTGGTCGGTAATCGCCGATTGCAGGCGGCTCGCCACGTCCTGATAGGCGCCGGCAAGACGGCTCTGACCGGCATTGAGCGCCGCGGCAAGACGCTCGGTATTCGATTCGATCGTCTGGCCGAAGGTTTCCTCGCTGGTCGAAAGCGTCGTCGCCAGCATGATGGCATGGTCGGTGAAGCGTTCGTCGAGCCGGTTGCCGGCTTCGCTCAATGTCGCCGCGATGCTGCTTTCGCGATCGCCCAGACCGTGGGCGAGGCGGTCGAAATGCTGGTCGAGCCGCTCGGTCGCGCCGGCGACGGCCGCGGAAATGCCTGCCTCGCCGGCGCCGAGCCGGTCGGTGAAGCGTTCGAACTGGCTGCCGATCTCGCCGGTTGCCTGTTCCAGCGCCTTGCCCAGCCGGCCCTGTCCGGCGCCGAGCGTCTCTTCAAGGCGCGCGGAATGCGTGTCCAGCGTCTGCGCGAAGGTTTCTTCGCTCGTCGAAAGCGCGGTCGCGAGCATGATGGTCTGGTCGTTCAGCGTGTCGCTCAGGCGCTCCGATGCGGCGGAAAGCGACGCGGCTATCCCCGTCTCGCTGTCGCCGATCTGGGCATTGAAGCTTGCGAGGCGTTCTTCCAGCCTGCCGGCGGCGGCGTTAAGCGTGCCGTCGAGTTGGTTCTGACCGGCTCCGAGCGTTTCTTCCAGCCGCGCGGAATGGGTGTCCAGCGTCTGCGCGAAGGACTCTTCGCTCGCCGAAAGCGCGGTGGTGAGCATGATGGCCTGGTCGTTCAGCGTTTCGCTCAGGCGCTCCGATGCGGCGGAAAGCGACGCGGTGATCCCGGTTTCGCTGTCGCCGATCTGGGCGTTGAAGCGGGCGAGGCGTTCTTCCAGCCTGTCAGCCGCCGTGTTGAGCGTGCCGTCCAGTTGCTCCCGGCTGAGGCGGATCGTGTCATCGAGCCTGCCGGCCTGGTTTTCGAGCGTCAGGCCGAACGTGGCCTCGCTCGCCGAAAGCGTCGTGGCGAGCTCCAACTGGTGCTCGTCCAGATGTTCCTTGAGGCGGCGCGAGGCGTTTTCGAGCGTTGCTGCGATACCGGTCTCGCCGTTGCCGACCTGGGTATTGAAACGTTCGAGCTGGGCGTCGAGGCGCTCCGAAACTCCGGAGAGCGTACCGCTCAGGCGTTCATTGCCCGCGCGCATGCTGTCTTCGACCTTGGTCGAATGGGACTCGAGCGTCTGGGCGAGGCTTTCTTCGCTCATCGAAAGTGTGGTGGTCAGCATGATCGCCTGATCGTTCATGCGCTCGCCGAGCCGCTCGGCGGCATCGCTCAGCGAGGCGGCGATATTGGCCTCGCCGCCGGCAAGCTGCTGGTTGAGGCGGGCGATATTGCCTTCCAGGCGGTTGCCGGCTTCGTCGAAGACCTGATCGAGGCGTTCATGCTCGGCGCTGATCTTGCTGCCAAGCTCGCGGCCGCGGCTTTCGAGCGTCTGGTCGAGGGCCTCGACATTGGCCGACAGGGCGGCGGCAAGCGCCTGGGTCTCGTCGCTCATGCGCTCCTGAAGCCGCTCGGATGCGGTCTCCAGCATGTTGCCGATGGTGGATTCGCCCTCGGAAAGCGAGCGCGAAACACGCTCGACGCCGCCATTGAGCCGGTCTTCCAGAGCGTTGCCGCTGGCTTCGAGCGCGCCGGTGAAGGTCTCCATCCGGCTGTCGATGCTGCTGCCGAGCCTTGTCAGCGTGGCTTCGAGGCGCTGATCGACATACTGGCTGCGTTCGTCGAACCGGCTTGCGGCCTCGGCGTTGGCATCGTTGAGTTTCTGGGTGAAGCGGGCCTCGGTCTCGGTGATGGTCTCCGTCAGGCCGCCGACCACGCGCTCCAGCGCCGCGTTCATCGCGGTTTCGCTGTTTTCCGCGACGTCGCGGAGCCTGGCGGTGCGCTCGGACAGGATTTCGTCAAGCTTGGCGCCGCGCTCGCTGAGCGCCGCCGTGAGACGTTCCGTGTCTTCGTTCAGAGCGGTGGCGCTGGTGTGGAAGTCGCTGATCAGCGAACGGCCGCGCTCGTCGAAGCGGCTGGAAAGGTCGTTGAAGCGGTCATCGAAGAGCTCGCTCAACTGGCCGTAGCTGTGATCGAAAGCGTCGCGCAGCGTGGCCGAGCGTTCTTCCAGCAGGTCGCCGAGAGACTCGGCCGCACGGCTTGTATTCTCGCTCAGGGTCGCCGCGCGGGTCTCGAGCATCTTGGCGACGCCGTCGCCGGCTGTGCCGACCGTGCGGGTAAGCTCCTCCATCACCTGGGCGATGTCGGCCTTCATCTGGTCGTTGGTGCCAAGCAGGGAAGTGCGGATGCGGGCGGCGTGGTTGACCACGGCCTCGCGCTCGGCCGTCAGTTCCTGCACCAGATTGCGGATCCGCATTTCATTTTCGGCATAGCTGCGCTCAAGCGCATTGACTTCGGAATGGACGAGATTTTCCAGTTCAGAGGCGCGCGCGATGGTGCGCTCGATGCCTTCATTCATGGCATAGACTTCGCGCCGCACCGCCTGACCGACATTGCGGACCTGCTGGGCGGCGTTTTCGTCCGGATCGGAAAGTCTGAGCGCCACCTCCGCCATCGAACGGGCGGCCTCCTGCATGTCGCGGGCGCGGGCGAGCATCAGGTTGAAGGCGTAGAACACGAAGATCGGCGCGACCGTCAGGGCAGCGGCAAGGCCGATGCCGTCGATCGAGAGAATATCGGCGAAGGAACGGGCCCGGAAGATCTCCGAGCCGAAGGCGACCAGCGTACCGCCGATGCCGAGCGCCAGCCAGCCGGCGGACATGATTGTCGAATTGCGCAGCGCCTTGACCGTGGAGCGGCGCTCGAAGGAGCGCAGCACCCGCTGGGTCGAGGTGATGCCGGGATCGTTTGCGGGGCGGAATTCAGGGGATTTCGGCCGGGCGGCGGTGGCGCGCTCGCCTTGTTCCGGGGGCTGCGTACGCTGCTGGCGCTGTGACGGCGCGCTCAGCCGCGGGGCTTTCTTCTTGTCCGCGCCGGCTTCCCCGGAAGGGTCGTCGCTCGCCACATCGGATGCAAGCGCGTCCTCCAGTGCATGGAGTGCCTGATCGTCGAGCGAAGAGCCGCCAGTTTGGTTCGCCATAATACGCCTCGCAACACACGGGCGGTCTTGCCTGGAGGCGAAAACCGGCCCGATTACTCAATTTCAATCCCGGACCAGGCGGCCATTCCGACCGGCCTGGTTCGGCACACATTCGTGAAATAGCGTCCAGATGCCTTTTCCAACGGGGTCTTTTACATATCCAAAAGGCCGTTAAACCCGGGCAAATGTCTTCTATTTCAAAGGATTATCCCCGCCTTTTAATCGCACATTCGCCAAACGCACACAACAACGTGAAAGTCTTCTCCGTATACGTCCCCATGATCGGTTGCGGCGAATAGCGTTTCATGACGGCAAAAACCGATCAAATTCCGATGTTTAGCAAATATTAACCATAATGCGCCTTTTCTGAGGCTTTCACAAAACCAAAACACGCGAACTTCACGGCGGCGTTCTGTCATCCCATATGGGCTCATATGAAAAGCGGCGATATTGACTGCCCCGCGCATATGTCTCAATTAGCGCTGAACGCTTCTCCCGAAAAGACCAAGGCCCCGCTAATGCTCAAACTGAAATTCATCGGTAATGACGATACCGAATATAACCTCGAGGTGCAGGACGGTTCGACCGTGATGGAAAATGCGGTCCGCAACGGCGTACCCGGCATCGAGGCGGAATGCGGCGGCGCATGCGCCTGCGCCACCTGTCACGTCTATGTCGACGAAGCCTGGACCGAGAAGGTCGGCGAGCCTGAGCCGATGGAAGAAGACATGCTCGACTTCGCAATCGATGTGCGCGCCAATTCAAGGCTCTCCTGTCAGATCACCATGTCGGCCGAACTTGATGGCCTGACAGTGCGCGTGCCCGACAGCCAGGGCTGAACGCGGCAGGGCCGGGACGGCCCCGGGGAACATCATGATCGAAGCTTCCGCCAGCATCTTTCTGCCGCGCCATCTTGGATGCGCGCATGGGCGGTCCCTGACGCTCGGGCCTGCCGGCGCGCTGATGGCGATCGTCAATGTGACGCCCGATTCGTTTTCCGATGGCGGACAGTTCGAAAATACCGAGGCGGCGGTCGCCTTCGGGCTTCAGGCCGTGGCGGCGGGGGCGGCGGTCCTCGATATCGGCGGGCAGTCGACGCGGCCGGGCGCTGCCGATGTTGCGCCGGCCGAGGAGCAGGATCGCGTCCTTCCGGTGATCGAGGCACTGGCTGCGAGAACCGATGCGCTGATCTCCATCGACACCTATCACGCCGAAACCGCGCGGCTTGCGGTGGCGGCGGGCGCCCACATCGTCAACGACATTTCCGGCGGCACGGCCGAGCCGGAGATACTGGCGGTGACGGCAACGAGCGGTGCTGCCTATTGCCTGATGCACACAAGCCGCAGGCCGGACATGGTCTCCGATCCGATGGCGGATCAGTTCGCCTTTCTCGAAAAGGCGCTTGGCGCGGCGCGCGCGGCGGGGCTTGCCGACGATCGGCTGGTCATCGATCCCGGTTTCGGCTTCGGCAAGGACAGCGACGACAATCTCGCAATCATGACGCATCTGGAGCGGCTGCATACGCTTGGCCTGCCGCTCCTGATCGGAACCTCGCGCAAGCGGTTCGTCGCGGCCCTTGCCGGCGCTGACGACAATCTTTCCCGCGATTTCGC from Martelella sp. NC20 includes these protein-coding regions:
- a CDS encoding 2Fe-2S iron-sulfur cluster-binding protein codes for the protein MLKLKFIGNDDTEYNLEVQDGSTVMENAVRNGVPGIEAECGGACACATCHVYVDEAWTEKVGEPEPMEEDMLDFAIDVRANSRLSCQITMSAELDGLTVRVPDSQG
- the folP gene encoding dihydropteroate synthase: MIEASASIFLPRHLGCAHGRSLTLGPAGALMAIVNVTPDSFSDGGQFENTEAAVAFGLQAVAAGAAVLDIGGQSTRPGAADVAPAEEQDRVLPVIEALAARTDALISIDTYHAETARLAVAAGAHIVNDISGGTAEPEILAVTATSGAAYCLMHTSRRPDMVSDPMADQFAFLEKALGAARAAGLADDRLVIDPGFGFGKDSDDNLAIMTHLERLHTLGLPLLIGTSRKRFVAALAGADDNLSRDFATAATTALLRLAGGAIFRVHNVAANRAALAAADAIISRRYGDRS